Genomic DNA from Telopea speciosissima isolate NSW1024214 ecotype Mountain lineage chromosome 2, Tspe_v1, whole genome shotgun sequence:
CTATATTACATGTTAACTTCCTCATCCATCCTGTGGCAATTACCCTTTTGGTAACTTTCAGTACTAACTGGTTGATGGGTTCTCTTACCCTTAGAGTTTGACATTGTTGTTTGGATCAAAGTGAAAAACGAAATGTCCCATCGAAGGTGAAAAGTCAGGCTCACTGCGGGATTGAATCAAGGAAATTTGTTCTAATAGGTTCCTTTATCAGTCCCAGAACTCAAAACACAAAATTGTTGCGTGAGGCCTCAATGGAACTAGAATCATGATGTTGAGTTGTACATCCTTGCATGTAGTTTTAGGAAGCCATATGTTCATGACTTGAATGCTACGTATGATGCAAAGAATGCCTTGAATTTCAATTGGAATCCAATCCTACAGCACAATTGGCTTTATATAAATTTGATGAGAAACATCAATATTGATGCATCTGAAAATGGGAGCAAAATTTGAGTTTAAAGTACTGATATGATCTATTTAAACTGGAATTTGATACGATGCTTGACATGCaaaaattattttgaatccatcaTTTCATACCCTAAGACTATATTGCTACCACCATACATGCATGAGTCACAGGTACTTTACAATAGCCGCTCATCTGAATCAGATTCGTAACCATTTAACTGGTTAGGTGTTAAAactaaacttcttcttcttcttcttttgcccCATCTTTTGCCCTATCATTGATAACGCACATTTTATCTTTGGAGTTTCTTTTGGAAATGGCGTAGATGTTGGGAAACTGCAGAACGACCCATGTTTGTAGGAGTTGATGTGCTAATAGTGATAGATAACTGAAATACAGAACAAACTGAACTCCTTCCTCAACCCTTTCACAAAGATCCACATACAAAACCAGCAAAGAATTAAGATCTTCAATGAGCAAACTCAGAAAAATATCTTCCACAGCAACCACTAGTGGCTTCTTCAACCCTGATACATGTTTTCAATCAAAATAGagatcttctgaaagagaccTTGGACACATCACACAAGGTATATTCACCTTCTCAATTGGAGATACATTTGTAACAGCATTACTGAATCCTCTTGACCTTTTTTTGGCTCTAATAACTGGGTAGCTTATCTGATTTGGGTTGGGTTTAGAtgaaagaatggaaaaaaacctaaaagattGATGCCATGCCTTAACATTTCTGTATGCCGAAATTTACAATGTTTTGTTTGTAATTTATCCAATACTCAGATCTTCAAGACCCTCTAATTTACCTCATAAAATAGCAGCATCTTGCAACCAACTGCTCCCACAATCACATCATCTGCTATTAAAAGTCTTGCCACGGCATCTTTAACGCAACTTCACCGAAGATAAATTAACAATCACCAAAGCAATTGGGATAGGAATTGTATGATGAGCTGAAGGCTACTGACTGGGATAAGACTCTACCAATTCGGGAcagtttttcaactttttattATCGGATCAaacaatggatgaagaagataaACCGGTGAAACAACTGAGGAgaaatttcaacaaaaaattaGAGTGGCATCATTGCATTCATCCAAAGCATGTAATCAAACATTATCactaaaatttatttatttgcatGGAAAATTtggcaaagaaaaataatatcaGATGCAACATCATATGATTTGGCTGTACACATCAGTACAAACTTGTAACGACATTAATCCTGCTATAGATACAACAAAGTATGATTTTTACTAAACTAAACTGGATCTTTGAGTGTATACTCTCAAAAATGAATGCCATGTCTGAGCCTTGTTTTACAAGGTTATACATATCCTGTGGATGCTCTGATCTTTTCTTAGATGTTTTTTGAAACACTTGCAATTCAAAAATTAAGTGTGATGATGAACCATGAAAGGCAAAGAAAGTcagctgatttttttttcccctactATTCTGGGTTCTGTGAGGTAACTGTGGAAAGTTCTGTCACAGTATgtgatttaaataaaaacacCAATATACTGCAAGCAAGCAACCAACCACCACTAGAAATTTTCAGGTTTGACAAAACCTGTGGAATAATTGTAAACAATTAAGTTATGTAAAACTAAACCTAATACTAATTTGGCCAtgacaaaaattaaaacatagaGAGAatagataaataattcaacataAGCACCCTGATGGCATGCTTTGAATTTTCCCAGGTGGGCAGTGGATAAGCTCATACTTTCACCAAATTGGAGATAGTTGTTGTTGATGTTCCATTCAAAATCCCAGAGTGtgtgttttgtgtgtgtgtgtgtgtgtgtgtgagagagagagagagagagagagagagagagagagacaacatTGAAAGATCAAAAGGCCTCTCTTAAGCTCCGTAATGAACTGTATTTACAGTAGGGGGAGCATTACATGGAGTATAAGCATCAGACAACCCAGACTTTGCTTCTTTCGTCCACCTAGATAGAATGTATTTGGAGGGTATACTATCACGATCAACCATTTGTAGAACCTTCAAAAAATGCTTGCATGGTATTCCCATGAATTCAAACATAAGGCAACTACAATGTATCTCTTCTTCAATGGAGTTGTACTCAACAACGCATCTGTGCTCAATTGGAACATTAAAGGGCCCAACCTTAAACTTCCTAACTGACCCTTTAAATGACTCATCTACAGCAGATAAGCTAAGGCTTGCGCTaaaatttttcttaaaaatcTCAAATACCCTCCTCGTGTACACCTGTCTACCATGCATTTCAATAGGACTTTGTGATTCCAATTGAGGTAATCTCATAAGTGATTTGAACTCTGCATCAGCTTCCTTCTCTCTACGCCTAGCAATAGCCCTTTCATATTCCTTGACAAATCTTAGCAATGTCATAGAGCCCTTGAAATATCCTCGAAAGTAACTGTTCATCCCCTCACTTTGCTGGGTCGAGCTCATTCCACCAAAGAATGTGCCTCTAAAATAACAAGGCACCCAAAACTTCTTTTGGGCAAACTTCTCATTTAACCACGAATGGTCCTTCAAATTATATTTCACCATCATTGCTTCCCACCGAGTTAGGAAATCTGCCTCTGACCATGAACGGTAGATGCACTGCTTCCATTCTAACTTAAAATCAGGCTTTTGGAACCATAAAGAACCGAGGTGATGTAGGGCATGCTTAGAGACTTGCCACGAACAAAAGCGATGTACTGTTTTAGGGAAAACACTAGCCACTGCAGGTATAATACCAGTACACTCGTCAGTAATAATTGCCTTCGGTGCTTTGTCTCCCATTGCATTCAACCACGCCTTGAACAACCACTCAAATGACTCCTTTGTTTCATTCGCAACCAAACCACATCCAAACAGAATAGATTGAGCATGGTTGTTCACGCCAGTGAATGGGCCAAATGGCCATCTGTATCGATTTTTCTTGTATGTTGTGTCAAACACCACAACATCACCAAAAACTTCATAATCAGACCTGCCTTTGCCATCAATCCAAAAAACCCCACTCAAAGTTTGTTTATCAGATACATTAATTGAATAAATGAATTTGGGATCCTTTTCTTTCATAGACTCAAAATATGCTAAAACTGTCTGAAGATCCACTTCAATCATCTTCCTTTCATTTATTTCCATCCCCTCTGTCAAACCTATATTATTATAACCACCAAAGCactccaaatcatcatcaactATTTGTGTTTGACCAATACCAGCACTATGGAGATTATCAAATGACAATTTTACACCATCTGCCAACTGTTGGTGTGATTGGGGCTTAATTGATTGGTCTTCAACAACCAGTGGGTGATTGTGATCTGACTCAAATTTGTGCACAAACCAACCATTCGAATTTGGTTTAATAGAAAGATATGCTGGACAACCAACTCTAACTTCTGGCCGATGATGCACTTTTTTCCCCTTCCGTCGCTTGTCATTATCACATCGATAACCTTCTTTGTTACATACAAACTTCTTTGAAAAAaccttaggacttgaaccatctAACTCCCTTTTCCTTGATACATCAGTCCTACCGATGCGAACACGAAAACCTTTCATCCGGGCATAATTATTGTAAAAAGAATAAGCTTCTTCCCAGTTTAAGAAATTCATACCAATATACGGTGGTTGTGCTCCATTTGAATACTTAGGATGCTGATCATTCAATTTTTCAAAATCATTTGCATCCTTTGTACCCTCAACAGCACTATTCTTGGCTTCATCAGCAAAAGACTGTTGTGTCTCAATGTACACATCTTCTAGTTGAGGCTCCAACTCTGCAGCATCCGACTGAATTGCTTTCTCCAACTCTGACTGTTGTTCATTTCCATAAACATCCTCTGTCAAACAACGAACAACATGGCATCCAATGACAAAGAAATAAGCAATCATGtagaaataataattttatcCCAATATAACCTACTTTCCCAAAAAAATCTCACCTTCTTCCATATATAAGCCGTAACTCCTACCCATTGCAGCATCCTCCATGTCTCTATGAATATGCTCACCTACAAAATATATGCCCTGACAATTCAATATACGGCCCTTCAAAATATGATGTTCGAATCCAACAAAGAACTGAAGTGTATGTCTGTATGCTAAAACTTacataactaaaataaaattttaattttacataaTTGAAGTGTATCAGCCTTTATCTACTTGATGCTCAGGTTTCAAAAGCTCAGATTGATACAAATGGCAAGTTGCTAGTATATATCACTCCAAAACCATTGTTGAAAAGTTCATTTACCACATGAAATCACAAAATCTTTATTCCTGATATGCATatcatgaaattaaaataatatattaattaaaaacttTTTAAGTGCTCTACCCACTGACACTTAACAGGAGTACATGAGAAGTTGCAAGAACAATCACTGTTTGGACATATTTCTGCCACACAAAACtcacacacaccaaaaaaatatcTCCCATTTACAGGCAAAAGCTTCAAATTCGTAAGACGTGAAAATCTTCTCCTATAATAATATAAGTAGAGATATATATTGATGGGATGCCGGTTAAAGCATGAATTGAAATcttcttggaagcttttcaTCTAGGAGGAGATAAACATCTCTTAAGCTAATCAGTCATTGAAAACTCattattctgtaatttttctccACTCCCCGCATATTAAACTGAATTTAAAAAGTGATCTTTgatctttcttttaaaaaaattcattttttcttAATAATCTTAAAAAACAAGATCTCGTGATATATGTGAAGCAACACTTTAGGACGATCGTACTTTGTGAATTTGGCAATAAAGGAATTTGTGCAGCATGGAAAGAGGAAGCTATACTTTGtcagtctggcaataaaggaaTTGGTGCAGCATGGAAAGAGGAAGCTATGAAGTGGAAATAACAAGCAGTTGCTCTCGTCATCTGCCAAGGCTCTCTTCTCAATCTCActcctctctttccatttaagcaAGTGTAATAGCAGCTAAGTACTCTTAGATCAAGGGTACCTGTTGCTTGTGTGGAAACAAGAAGAGAGAACTGAGCTGTGAACCAACTTATGGAACATCTTATGGTGGTGAAGTGCAGAAGAAAGGAGACAAAAGAGAAGTGAAGGTCTTTACAACAACTAATGGTTCATAACAATTTGGTGCTAGTGGTGGGTGGGGGtataggagagaagagagggatagGAAACAGAAGCAAAGAAAGCAGCAGCTTTAGGTCCTCGGGAGCACAAGCATTTCTTAGAAGGGGGGTTAGGGGGGGGATGTGTAGCTAAGTAATGCGTGCAGAAGCATGAACAGTCCAGCAGACCCTCATATTGGAGTCTGCTTCGGTCCTCATGCATGTAGCCAGTTTGTTTTGGTCGGTTTTGGGGCATGTGATAGCAGATTGAAGTCACTAAGTGTTAGATTCACAGAACTGTATCACCAGTTAAGGAATATGCAATATACATGATCCATGGAATAATTTTTTCCCAGGTAGAGTTGAATGAAACAATAAGCTGAGTTGAGGATCACAAGAGTAAGGcctctttttgaaatttgaaccaatcaaagagaaaaataacATCAAGAAAATTTTATGTTAGTGTCTTTCCTCTGTTTTCCTTACTTCCCTCACTAGTTACAGTAAAGTCATACATCCCAGTTCCAATTGATGAGCccaaacaaggagatcaataTATTGGAAGACTGCAGTTCTCGGTTGATCTGCATACCCTAGTTATTTTTCCCCTCTGGGCATTATCAACAACCAAAAGGGACGCTTCATTTTATATGGGTGAAAAAAGGGACCAACCTAACATACTACAGATTTAACTTGATTATGATTGGTCCTGCATGGGGCATGGATTAGATTTGCTGCCTGAATCAACCATGTGGCCTGGATTAACCATGTGGGCCCAATATAGGAACCAGAGAGAGAAGCACGGAGGAAGTGTAGAAACCAATATTCACAAACCATATTCACCTCTACAATGCATGATGAAGGACCATTTGGGTAAAATCTGACAGCTCCCCTGCCATGTCAATCGTCAGTAGATCAAAATTCAAAGGCTGATCAAGAAACATGAGAAAATCCAGTAAACACAATCACCATAGATTTCTTGTAGACATTTCATTAGTCCAGCAGACCTTCACATTGGAGGCTGCTTCGGTCCTCAAGCACTCCCTTGGCTTGGCCATGCCCAGGTCACCCCACTCCATGTGGATGCCACCTTACTGACTACTGAGTCCAAGAGGCAGTCTCTTAAGGAGGGCCTGTCTCAAGTCTCATCCACTGCAATGCAGAGCTCTTGAACTTTGCTTCAATGTGGCTCTCAATTGGAAGTTCTGAATTAGATGAGCAATTGTGGCAGAATACAAGGACAAAGCATTGTCATCTTAAAGATCCCTGTGcattaatatatttttcctCATTACTTCATGTGTTGGTTGAGAGAAGAAGTGTTACCCAAGAGGAATGGACTTTTACAAGAAGCAACTGCCTAGGCGAGAAAAGAAGTAGGCTTCTTTAAATTTATAAGCAGCTCACCTTTAAAGTTATAAAGCAACTGCATTATATTTGTAACATGGAAAAGAGTAGGTTTCTTTAAAGTTATAAGCAGCTAACCTTGATCCTCTTTCTATTGACATCAAAATCGAAGTTTCCCAGGCAAGATGCATATTGATACTCAACTGTCGATTTCTTACCAGTGagaaccaaaaatcaacatcacCTGGTTACCACGAACACTAGACGAAGAAATCGAACAGACAAGGCGAAGAACTCGAACAGACGTAAGTAATAGAAGAACTAGGAAAAAACCTTGAACAGACgtagtgatgcagattcatcatcgaaatgggcttatttctttagaaataagtctagggttgggatatatatatgttgggcctttgttcccaaggttttctatgtaataggccactttaatgagcctaaactaagggtacataggttgcatacgggattaatccaatacttagtttatttttcatgttttaaattaaaccggttgaaccactggtccaatttaagtgaaatgttt
This window encodes:
- the LOC122651671 gene encoding protein FAR1-RELATED SEQUENCE 5-like; translated protein: MEDAAMGRSYGLYMEEEDVYGNEQQSELEKAIQSDAAELEPQLEDVYIETQQSFADEAKNSAVEGTKDANDFEKLNDQHPKYSNGAQPPYIGMNFLNWEEAYSFYNNYARMKGFRVRIGRTDVSRKRELDGSSPKVFSKKFVCNKEGYRCDNDKRRKGKKVHHRPEVRVGCPAYLSIKPNSNGWFVHKFESDHNHPLVVEDQSIKPQSHQQLADGVKLSFDNLHSAGIGQTQIVDDDLECFGGYNNIGLTEGMEINERKMIEVDLQTVLAYFESMKEKDPKFIYSINVSDKQTLSGVFWIDGKGRSDYEVFGDVVVFDTTYKKNRYRWPFGPFTGVNNHAQSILFGCGLVANETKESFEWLFKAWLNAMGDKAPKAIITDECTGIIPAVASVFPKTVHRFCSWQVSKHALHHLGSLWFQKPDFKLEWKQCIYRSWSEADFLTRWEAMMVKYNLKDHSWLNEKFAQKKFWVPCYFRGTFFGGMSSTQQSEGMNSYFRGYFKGSMTLLRFVKEYERAIARRREKEADAEFKSLMRLPQLESQSPIEMHGRQVYTRRVFEIFKKNFSASLSLSAVDESFKGSVRKFKVGPFNVPIEHRCVVEYNSIEEEIHCSCLMFEFMGIPCKHFLKVLQMVDRDSIPSKYILSRWTKEAKSGLSDAYTPCNAPPTVNTVHYGA